The genome window CCCTTTCTTTCTTGGACAATATTTTGGGaacgaaaagaaaagaaacataaagaTGTGATCCATGCatcaaaacacaaagaaaaaaagatgtgATGCATACAACCTTATACAATCATgtcaatattattttattttctgaccCCTTAAATTTCGAAGTACACTAATCTTGGCCACATGGGTCACGTATCTGGTAAGAAACAACATGGTTGTTGGGCCACGTATCTTAtctgtaataaaataatgtgaGTAATgctgagaaaagaaaaactaagcGACATCATAGAAAGTAGAAAAGCCGAAGCTAGGGAAAACAGATAATACATCTTCCCATCTTATTAAGCCAAGCCCACCATGAAATCCCCTATGAACAATGCAAAACCAATGTTTTAGATATTGGGTCGTTTATGCTTAAACTTCCATCTTTTCCATGACAACCGTTGTTCAAATCTCTATCAATTCCTTAGCTTTCAGGCTGAGCAGTTTGCATAATGACATATACAAGAAACCCATCAAATATTACTCTCTGTCGAGCACAAAGATTGGTTGTTTGAAGCAGAACAGGTTCAAGGTGAGGGCATATTGGGAGAGGTGGTCTTCCTTGGGAGGAGGTAGTGTTAAAGATGAGATGTTGGGGAGAGATAAGggatggaagaagaagaagaaaagagaggttGTGGTGAGGTTCAATCAGGGGTTTGGGTTTAATGGtgatggaggtggtggtgggaaAGATGATGGAGCCACTGCTAGAGTTCTGGGTAATTTAGCCTTGGCTATTGGATTGACTTATCTTTCATTTACTGGGCAGCTTGGTTGGATTTTGGATGCAATTGTTTCCATTTGGGTACTCTTTCTCATTTAGCAACTGATTTGGGGTTCTTCTCACAAATCTTAGTTCCTTTACATTTCTGAAGAATACTGGTAGCTTTGTTGACTCTGACATCAGCATGTAGGATTATATCTCTAATGAAATTGATGCCTTTTCACATCCAGCTCCTTGCAGTGCTTGTACCAATTGTTGGTGTGGGTGCTTTTCTGTGGTGGGCAAGGCAGGATATGGTTCAAGACAGCGTAAGGctactaaattttttttattttctcttgcTCACTTCTTAAAGCTCATAGTTTTCTTCAACTGTGGTATCAAACATCTGTTGTTGCTTGGTGAAACACAACTGAAGATGTTGCTACCGACGCCTACAAGGACTAGTAAAACCTTTTTAGTTATTTATGTCagcttcaattattttttaacaatagATTAGGtcttacatgatgttttggCATGTGTGGACAGTTTAGTTATCAATCTACAGATCTGCTAGTGGATGGTGTACCAAAACGCtctatgattttcttttatttggaGTTGACAATTAAGTAATTTTGCATTGGTCGCAAGCTCTTGATTTCAAAAAACTGTATCACAGGTGCTATATAAACAGATCATCTGGATTGGTGTTGGATAGTTTCCATGGATAGGCATGTAGAAATCTAGTGTGTGATAATGAGTTCATTCTTTCCCATGTGAGATGTATTAGATAAATGCATGACATGTATAGGATGTTTGAAAAAAGGTTGAGTACGCAAGTGATACTCTTTCATGTAACAATTCGCAAACGCCTCATCCACATCTTGTAATCAAGTAGTTTCGGAGTAACATCCTGGGGGCCATTTTCAATTGTGAAggtttatatatttcttactCTGGTGTCTTCTGCCTgtaatgatttttttctttatgtacTTGCAGTGCCCAAAATGCGGAAACgattttcagattttcaaGTAAGACCAGTTGAATTCTGTTATAGTTCAAGCTAACATATGGGGACCTTTATTGGTTCTTCTTCTCTAGTTTCATTAAGGATTGTCATCTATGATAATTTGCGTAACTTGGGCGAGGATAACCTCTTGCAGATCTGCTTTAAATGATGATTTGCAGCAGTGCCCCTTCTGCACCCAACCTTTCTCAGGTattctaatatttttgttttgttgattttttgaGTTCCAAATTCTACTTGCTGCTTTTTTTCCCTCTTACCAGTCTGTTGCGTTATCACTTCTAATTATATTACATGAGATGTTGGTGAACCCATATTGTCTGTGTATCTGTTAAATTTtggatttcatatttttatgagtTCCAAAAATTCCTCAAGCAACTTTCTCCTGTTAGTTGACTGAAGACGTATTTCTAAATTATGAATAAGTTGTAGTATCTGATGGAAAAGTAGTGTCCACGGTCCCTCATGTTTTAGGacttatttttgttaatttcagTGGTGGACAACAAGTTTGTAATGGACTCTGTGAAATACTCCAATCAGTCTACAACATTTGGACAGGCATTCAACGACTACACCCGTTCCACAAGAGGTTATCCCTGAAAAGCCTCTTGCCATGTTGCCATTTTCTCTTCATGGTCATAATACCAATATTTATCGATTTGTTTTCTGAGCTTGAGACTGGTTTCAGGGAAGGAGTCTTCTAAGGCAGTTGTTGATATTGAAGCAGAAGTAAAAGATGCAGACTGAGAGGCTGCTTGGGAGACACACTGTTGATGAAAATGGTGAAAACTATTATGCTTGAAATATGATCTAATATTGCTCGTAGATTATTGAAAATAGTAATATAGAATAGAGCATAGAATAGTTTCCAAGAAAATCTGGAAATAACATTGTAAGCAGCGTCGTCTTAAAGGGTAATCCGATGTTAAACTGGTGACATGGTGAAAGAGCAAGACTGAACATGCGAGAAAGGGAAATGGTTACCAAAGTGGCATCCTAAGTGTAGATTATgtttttgaaaatgaagactTTGCTTCATACTTTGTATATTATTTATGGATGCAAAGTGTTCAATTGCAATTTGGGTTGAGTTGTAAGGTTTTTCTCGGTTACATGACTAAACTTGCTGCCAAGGGTGAGAGATAAATTTTGGCCAATTTATTTGTAGATACTGTTTCTATGGTGCTTTGAGGTGTAAAGCTATTTGCAAAGTTGTTCTCAAATTACTTTTCCGTTGACCTTGAGGCAACAGATTTCTTTTAAACTACCTTCCCACATATCCAGGTTTCTTGGCAATGATGGATTTCTAAAATCATCAACCAAGAATGTTCAAGGTCCACTAGTTTAGtagtaaaaagaaaagggtttgCTAGAATGCACGAGTGCTAAAACAACCATGACCATTAGATAAAATGATCATAAAAAGAGAAGGCACCATGTATAAATCCAGTCATGTTAAACAACAGTCATGTACAAACTGGAACTGCCTAAAAACTGTGGTCTCTTGTATCATGGAAGATCATGCTCATTGTAGATATTCTGAAGACGGGACactgatttatttatttgtacatATATTCAGGAGCTTGAAAAGCTAGTGTGATGGTTCTCCAACTTTCTGCAACCAAAGACAACAGAATGCTCAGCTGATGGAGATTGATTTCATAAGTTTGGAAATATGTGTAGGTCATCCAGCAAGAATGGCAAATACTCAAATGCTTCACGTTCATGAAGCTGGGAAATATAAGCATTATCATACATAAACACCTCTAGCAGGTGAAAACTACATCAAGCCATCGCATACATAAACAATCAGCCCAATTCTTACAACTGAAATCATTTTATGAGGCCAAGTTCTCAGCTCTGGATAGATCTGATCGAAGACTATAATGCAAGAGTTAAGAACTGATGGTTCAGAAAGCACATGGATAATGGAAAGGAACACAAGAATTTCACGATGAAATCCATATATACATCCCCAACACTGCTGAATTATTCTTTTATAGTAACAAATGTAGGAGATACTTGTGTCTAATCTTGTCACACTAAAAATTAGATACAGTCATGTAACAGAGTATGAGAAGGTACTTCACATATTTAGCTTCATGAGATCATGAGATTAATGAAAATAGACAAAGCTCATAATCAAAAGCTTTAACAAAGTACCTCGTCCTTCTTGTCCTTTTTGTCTTTGGTGAAGAACTTGTAACCCCCGTATAGGAGTGTCCCCCATCCAGCTAAAGAGACAATCACAAACTGTACCAAGTGAAGCAACACATGAGATATAAGAGTCTTGACTCTAAATCACTAAAGCCATATGAATATCTCATGCAGCACTATTGCAGGCAATCCAAAAGTATTTTGGCATGAGGATTTCACTCAACACGATCATTTTGTCCCTTTAGTTCAACAGACAATTAAAGACGTCCTCAAACGCATCCACTTCTCTCCCACATTCTCATCCGAGActcgatatatatatacaataataGCATTGAAATCAACTTTCTTTGCCAGCTTGGACAAGTGAAAAAGATTAAGGCCGTTTCTCTCACTCACACACACCACAACATAACACGACCTACGTTCCTCAACATCACAATGAGACTGAAAGCTGTCAATTGCAGATTTTGATTTCACCTTGGAGGtacaacttttttatttgacaagaaaaaaccTAACACCACAAACATAGCCCAAGTATCCATTCACTATAAACTTTGACTCAATATGGAACTTGTCTTCATGTAAAAACAGGAAATTTCTCTAGCATTGTTAAAAGACAATCAAAATAATCTCAACAGTGATCTAACAACACCATTATAAAGACGTCTTCgaaaacaaattataataaaactCACATGTTCTTGCTTCCATTTAGATGGGTGCATTGGGTCCTCCCAAAAGTTCACCTTTAGAGGTCCATGATGATCTACAACACAGTCAAAGCAAATAAAACAGCAAGAAacgaacaaaataaaataaatatagataTAAATCGACCACAACCCATTTGACTTCCGGTTAAGtaggagaaagaaaaacaaaacaaaagttcattaaacagaaaaaagcCCAGCTCCGCCACTACCACTATCCCAGAGGTGTTACACCCATGTTGATATAAGTGAAATTCATAAGTATTTTCTCACACTTTCTGATCAACCAAACAGaacaaataaaggaaaaagattAAACGAGGAGTTATTGATTAAATGAAAAACGTTAAAGGGTGAGTGAATTACCACCACCGCCGGCAAGACCGCGCCAATGGACAAGAGAAGCCGCTTGAGCTGTACAAGCCGACTTGGGA of Prunus dulcis chromosome 4, ALMONDv2, whole genome shotgun sequence contains these proteins:
- the LOC117626532 gene encoding uncharacterized protein LOC117626532, translating into MTTVVQISINSLAFRLSSLHNDIYKKPIKYYSLSSTKIGCLKQNRFKVRAYWERWSSLGGGSVKDEMLGRDKGWKKKKKREVVVRFNQGFGFNGDGGGGGKDDGATARVLGNLALAIGLTYLSFTGQLGWILDAIVSIWLLAVLVPIVGVGAFLWWARQDMVQDSCPKCGNDFQIFKSALNDDLQQCPFCTQPFSVVDNKFVMDSVKYSNQSTTFGQAFNDYTRSTRGKESSKAVVDIEAEVKDAD
- the LOC117626533 gene encoding uncharacterized protein LOC117626533: MAVWTAAARQAANMARISSPKSACTAQAASLVHWRGLAGGGDHHGPLKVNFWEDPMHPSKWKQEHFVIVSLAGWGTLLYGGYKFFTKDKKDKKDEKVGEPSH